The Silene latifolia isolate original U9 population chromosome 4, ASM4854445v1, whole genome shotgun sequence region GTTTTGTTtctggaatcttcaagcatggtgggccagaagtagccggctcggagagctttgtgggctagtgttcttgcccccatgtgatgaccacagatgccttcgtgtatttttcacaagattagctcgcatcggctggaccgacacactttaggagtggccttgtcacggacctcccgtataactctccttcaaacaccaagtaccttgtttgcgatcctctttatcttttgtGAGAGATTGCGGTCTTCCGGTAGCTCATGTGTCAGTTTATACCtctttatcggagtcatccatgtcgtctcggcttccacgttgcacaccatgccgatggtttcgtcaatgcttttagcgttcctgatgtccaccagcacggtcCGGCTGATATTCTTTATGGTTGAACTGGCCAGCTTCGagagagagcgtcggccggttgttctcggacactgggatgtgtcgcattttgaatgacttcaattttgaggtctcggcttttacctttcccaggtatcttaccatcccatcgtcccgagcttcgtactctccttcgtattggttagtcaccaagagagagtctgttttcaaaatgatgtgtttaCCCCGCGGCTCGGCtaactcaactccggttatcactgcctcatattcggattcgttgtttgaggtcgagaaggtaaacttcaaagcgtactcaaattcgtccccgtttgggctgatgataaggatgccggctcccgagccgttcgttgtggaggatccatcggtatatacctcccacGTGCCGGGACACGATTCTTCCTGATACGTGCATTCGGCCAAGAAGTCCGCGGCGccgcccctttatcgaaggcctcggtttgtattgaatgccgaagccggatagctctcttcgcccatttgataagtcgcGATTGAtcgttcgaatttttccaatgctttttccaactaccggtcggttaagaccgtcatgggATGCGCGTCAAAGTAGGGtttcaacttccttgcggcaacaaccacggcaaaggctgctttttcaatcagcgggtagtttctctcggcaggcaacagtgtatggctgataaagtagattgggtgctgctgcttgttttcttctctgacgattacggcactgaccgtggccgaggttacTGCTAGATATAGATATAGTGTTTCCCCCAGCGTCGGtctggacagggtcgggagagtttgcagatgggccttcagttgtttgaaagccgtgctctgttcctccccccagcagaAGTCCTTATTCCCCTttagcactttgaagaatggggtgctcttgtcggctgaccgagagataaatcgggcaagggccgccatcctcccggtcagtatcatgacctctttgcgattcctcggctccggcaggtctagaattgctcgcactttctctggattgacatcaattcccctggcgctgacaagcacgccgaggaatttgccggcccggacaccgaagttgcactttgtcgggttaagcttcatcttgtatttccttagtgaacaaaatgtctcgtgtaaatcggctaagtgctcgccgtcagacttgctcttgacaatagcatcgtcgacgtaggcctcaatgtttcgccctttttgattttggaatattttgtccaccagtcttgtgtaagtcgcgccggcatttttcaaaccaaacggcatcattttgtacatgtaggtgccgtgtatggtgatgaatgcgcatttaggcatgtcttcctctgccatgaatacctgatggtatcctgaaaaggcgtcgagcgAGGCTCGGCAtttgtgtagcctgccgttgcgtctattaagctatctatccgaggcaaggggtagcaatctttcgggcatgctttattaagttgcgtaaaatcaacacacatcctccacccccctgatgactttttaaccattacaacattagctagccattcagggtatgtacaagggatgataaagcctgcatctaacaacttatcgacctcggccttgatggcatcttccttctcggccgaggagtttctcacCCCTCGCTTCAGGGCGAGCgctggggagtacgttcagcttgtggaCGATGACCTCCCGGCTTacacctggcatctcggcggccgagtatgcaaagacatctttgttccttctcagcaggtctaggagatcggccctgaattttggttccaggccgacaccgacagttacggtgcgtcctggATCAATCTCTATCTGCTCGGTCTCAGCCCCTTCGACCATGGCGAcgtggttggtgctcatcggttcgtcctcctgtcttaaggatgggttcttccctttttcctctttctttgccactttgaaggattgcatgttgcatcctctggccgatatttggacgttgaccacctcgtctttttcgttctttgagacgagtttatgaacctccccgcggtccgagacatacatcagtgtcagggcccggatggacattacggCATCGACCTCACTCAGGGTGACACGACCAATGAGAACGTTGTatgcggatgagccgtcgatgaccacgaactcggacatcacATTCTTGGCCGTGTCGGACTGGCCGAACATCACTGGTAACTTGATAGACCCAGGGGACCAAGCTGCCCGGAGAAGCTGTATAATGGGTTGGTGCATGGGCTAAGGTCCGCAATTTTGGTGCCGAGCCCCgtaaagcactcccgaacatgatgttcgtgtaagcacccgtgtcaatcaggcatctcatgaccaggtggttagctatgtctaagtggactacgagtgggtcgctatgtggggcgatgactccttcgtagtccttcttcccaatagttatgttcGGGATGTTGGAAGCGCGGGCCGCTGTAGTGGGCACGAAGTTGACGGCCCCGATACGATTCGTTGAGGTGCCTTTTGTGCCGTGAGCGGAtccgccgttctcgtttccccgatgacaacatgaattgttcctatccgttgaaagacggattttttatccGAGCCACCGGtgttagtcttttggcctccggcaatatacttgccgaggctcccttttctcgatcggctcttcaatggcattcttcaaatgcctagtcgttggttaagtggccgggtgtggcgtggtactcacaaagatgggctcgtgtcaccgtccccctaggtttgggggcctttcccacttctcgcCCTCGTTTCGCTcgggagaagacctcggcggccgatacgaccggGGGGGTGTGATCTTTGTACTTCTTATGGTAGTACGGACCTGAACTCCCCCCGTCCCGCCGGGTTCGCTTCCTGGCGGGCTGTCGGTccgcgacctattattgtcacggcgcccttCATCCGGCTTGTCTTCCCGGTGGCTCTTTCTTTTCGAGTGCCGGCCTCGCCGTGGCCTAcccatattttgtgatagtcttcgaccTTAATGGCCTGGTCGCCAATTTCTGGCGGACTCAAGGCTCAGgccaccgcacttgatgagctcgtttttcaagtcccctctggggaggcctttcatcagtgcgaaggccgctagTTCATTGTTCGGCTCCCTAACTGCTGGACCccggcatcgaacctcttcacatagcttcggagtgaCTCGCCTCCCTCTGCTCGATGGtcgggagatccgatgtctcaacGGCTCTCCTTTTATTGGTAGATCTTGCGGGCCAAaaacgcgtctcttaggtcggaataggagtataccgacccatcgggcgATCCCTTGTACCGGCTTTGTGCCATTCcaaccaaggtcgttgggaaaactcggcacacGGACCTCGTCgagttgctcccacaccgacatgtgagactcgaaagcctcggcatgatcggttgggtcgccctctcctttgtatgatatggacggtagctttagctttggcggcaccggggtctctaggacgtaggcactgaggggctgtctgaccacgtgtctaatgacacgcggcgatcggctcctcgcatccctagtccgacccctctccccgtggcgggaagggcttcttctccgactacggtgagtcggactccttcttcgactcggtgaGTCGAACTCCTTTCGCTCGTCTGGGGCATGCCTCGTGGGTGTCGCGGCGACAtcgtccttccgcgagtgcgggaagggcttAGTTCTACCACTGACACTCTGGGCTCTCCCGGCGTCTTGGCAGGTTCAGCCTCTCTTAGTGCTTCGTTTAggtttctcggagtcaccttttgggccctagcttcctggacggtttccgccgctcttatcggtgtgacagtgtgagcgcgTACCGACAATCAGTCCGAGAAAGCGCTTCGGCTTTCTTTGCATCGACCACACGCCCCATgacggtgacctggtcggcgggcagcggcgtatctggcattattggcatcccgaactccggttgaattacccggctggtggagggctgcacaactccagaattgtggacggtatcacctgggtggaggggctcttcggttacgaacacctcttgttcttttgacatcttcgtagcttttttgggtgggttttctcttttttttttgtttgggaatgactagcttctagtatcttgctccccacagacggcgccaattgttagGGTATGAATTCGAAGCGGGTTTgcttaccacgctagctttgtcgaataatgcctcttctagccttgactgctctcctcggcctctcctgcaacaatgagcaaactgagggcttggctttgtgccaagcgtactcactccgacgctcaagtcagtgaatttactgtgattaagtagtatgtagcttgatgacgtgtatttgtagagagatgagagagataataccaatttaagtggttcttaggttagattctggatcccttcctcaatgaggattgaggagtatttatagactttcaccttttgtcacgtagtggccaagtgggccaagtggcgtagcgaGGTGGAAAGagcgatctaccctcggccgagggacctatggcgagccggcgagcctggttgactccatgccgagggttcttggatatgagtacgggTATGTGCTTTGCtggtaggttgccatgccgatacCCAGGACGGCAGCCGAAGGATGCATCATTtgggatgtctaagtcattgaattgctgtggatatctttgacctcgttcaatatgttgacttggtcagcgggtgcagaatatgccccatcagtagtAAAATAATTGTTGTACATAAATAAAATTGTCGTATGTTTACTGCATTATAAATGGAAGTTGGGAGAAATTATATAAGAGGAATTAATAGGAGAGAAATGATGGTAAAATGATAGGAAAATGATAGGGGAAGAAAGGTCAAACACAAGATGTGTTTAAACATATAAAACCGGATGTAATGTTCCAATATTCAAGAAATGTAAAACTTAAACATATCGTCGGACTCAAGAGCAGTCATTGTCTCGGACAACAAACAAACTTGTAAATCAACACTTCCATCACCTTCACGTCCCGGATCGACTATTATCTTCCCATTCATCCAAGTAGAGCTTCCGGTCCGGGTCGTAACCGGTTTACCTAGCCCAAACTCAGGTCCATAAGCATCAAATCTCATTGATCCAACAAAAACAAGTGGTGAGTTACTTCCAAAGGAATTACGTTTCATAGGTATGGCCACATCTGGTGACTCGGACCGGGCCTTCAAATTAGCCTGAATTAGTTTTTCATCCAAGCCCATAACTCCTTGGTGCAGCAACATCGCGGCCCAACCCAGCCCATTCCTCATCAAATCATCCATTTTGGATGTTGCCTTTATTATATGAACAAAGTTCCCAAACTGGTTGAAGGGTAAAGGCGGGTCGTGTTTGGGTCGGGTATTGGCAAACAACCAACAACACATATCTGACTCCTTTGGTAAATTTCGAGCTCGGGCAACGGATAACCACATAAATGCTGCTATAGCTTGAAAAGAGGatattttgttattattattattattgttattatcaatcTCTCTGGCTAGTGCTTTGAGCCTAGCTACGGACCCAGCACTAAAATGAAACACCCGTAATCTTAAACGAGGATCCATTTCAAAACGCATTATAAACTCACCCGGATCCACATAAGGGAGTCTAAGAATCGGCCCATATCCGTCAGCAAACACGGATTTGACAATGGGCTTCTCAATATCATCCCCTTGGCCCATAAAATTCTTAGACAAGGTCTTGATAAAATGCCATAGCGAAGTACCATCCCCTACAGCATGATTCATGGTAAACCCGATAAATACCCCATCAACAAGATCTGTTACTTGAACGGATAAGAGTGGTCTAGTATGACCATCATGGTTGACTATTTTCGGatcatctaaatcaaacaaagACCATATAGATCGAGAAATACTTTCATAACACGTGACAATATCAGATACCGTCACCTCATTTTCTTCTACAACACTAGCATGAATAAGCCTAGCACCAGGACCCATGTCGCGGTCTACATAAACCCATGAAGCATGCTCATCCTCGTACTTGATTGTCGAAAGACGACCAGCTAACGGGTAAAAATCGACAAGGGCCATCGACATCGACTCCTTTAAAT contains the following coding sequences:
- the LOC141653897 gene encoding putative acetyltransferase At3g50280, producing the protein MSDKHNPKIKIISEYFIKPKYEVKQSNHPYYLSANDLSQLSISYMHRGLLYAKPPSMSSIKSLVDNLKESMSMALVDFYPLAGRLSTIKYEDEHASWVYVDRDMGPGARLIHASVVEENEVTVSDIVTCYESISRSIWSLFDLDDPKIVNHDGHTRPLLSVQVTDLVDGVFIGFTMNHAVGDGTSLWHFIKTLSKNFMGQGDDIEKPIVKSVFADGYGPILRLPYVDPGEFIMRFEMDPRLRLRVFHFSAGSVARLKALAREIDNNNNNNNNKISSFQAIAAFMWLSVARARNLPKESDMCCWLFANTRPKHDPPLPFNQFGNFVHIIKATSKMDDLMRNGLGWAAMLLHQGVMGLDEKLIQANLKARSESPDVAIPMKRNSFGSNSPLVFVGSMRFDAYGPEFGLGKPVTTRTGSSTWMNGKIIVDPGREGDGSVDLQVCLLSETMTALESDDMFKFYIS